CGCTGAAAGTCATCAGCCTGCCGGGGGTGTTCAGCCATGGCCGGCTGGATCGCGGCACCGCGCTGCTGCTGGAGCACCTGGACCACCTGCCCGCCGGCCACCTGCTGGACTTCGGCTGCGGTGCCGGAGTGCTCGGGGCCACCGTGAAACGCCGCTACCCGGACAGCCGCGTGACCCTGCTGGATGTGGACGCCTTCGCCGCCGCCAGCAGCCGCCTGACCCTGGCGGCCAACGGCCTGGAAGCCGAGGTGCTGACCGGTGACGGAATCGACGCCGCGCCCATGGGGCTGAACGGCATCCTGACCAATCCGCCCTTCCACACCGGGGTCCATACCGACTACCAGGCAACGGAAAACCTGCTGCGAAAAGCAGCCAAACATCTGCAAAAAGGTGGAGAACTGCGAGTAGTTGCCAACAGCTTCCTGCGCTACCAGCCGCTGATCGAAGAGCACCTGGGGCCCTGTGCGATCAAGGCCGAAGGCCAGGGCTTTCGCATTTATCGGGCCAAGCGCGGCTGAAATCCTTTTTCGCAAACAAGGCTTGCCGAAAGGGTTTTGCCTAGGCAGAATCCGCTCCGTCCTAGGGGAGTAGTCTCCCACGAGCGCCACGCTCGTCCGGCATGCGTCAACATACTTGGTCAACAGACCATGGCGCATGCGACCCAAGAGTCCGCACAGACGGACCGCAGGGTTTGACAAGACCTATGACACGCACACCTTACCCGGGGCGGGAAGGCTGTACGTGTCATAGCCGTGTCGACCCGCCCCTTAGGAAAACCCTGATGATGCTGGACTCCCTGCTCGTTCCCACCGCAATCGTTGCCTTGGCCGAAATCGGCGACAAGACGCAACTGCTTGCCCTGATTCTCGCCGCACGTTTTCGCAAACCCTGGCCGATCATCGCCGGCATCGTTGCCGCGACCCTGGCCAACCACGCGGCGGCCGGTGCGGTAGGCGCCTGGTTCGGCAGCTTCTTCTCGGACTCGACCCTGCACTGGATCCTCGCCGCCAGCTTCACCGCCACCGCGCTGTGGACCCTGGTTCCGGACAAGATGGACGACGACGAAGCCAATACCGCACGCAAGTTCGGCCCATTCCTGACCACCCTGATCGCCTTCTTCCTGGCAGAAATCGGTGACAAGACCCAGGTCGCCACCGTCATGCTGG
The DNA window shown above is from Pseudomonas protegens CHA0 and carries:
- a CDS encoding class I SAM-dependent methyltransferase — protein: MDTRSEVLLRQAELFQGSLLLAGLAADDLLGRLPNARGWSWHAGDQAALEARFPGRSHFGVDAPAQSFDSAVLFLPKSKDLTDYLLNALASRLAGRELYLVGEKRSGVESAAKQLNPFGKPRKLDSARHCQLWQVTVANAPEPLTLQSLAHEYELPLAEGPLKVISLPGVFSHGRLDRGTALLLEHLDHLPAGHLLDFGCGAGVLGATVKRRYPDSRVTLLDVDAFAAASSRLTLAANGLEAEVLTGDGIDAAPMGLNGILTNPPFHTGVHTDYQATENLLRKAAKHLQKGGELRVVANSFLRYQPLIEEHLGPCAIKAEGQGFRIYRAKRG
- a CDS encoding TMEM165/GDT1 family protein translates to MLDSLLVPTAIVALAEIGDKTQLLALILAARFRKPWPIIAGIVAATLANHAAAGAVGAWFGSFFSDSTLHWILAASFTATALWTLVPDKMDDDEANTARKFGPFLTTLIAFFLAEIGDKTQVATVMLAAQYPDLWLVIIGTTLGMLIANVPVVLAGNFAADKLPLTLIRRLAASAFFILAVVAVYKAMQISGWV